GCCGAAGTAAACGGCATGCGGGCCGCCGCGCGCGCCGCGGGTCAGGACATCATCGATCTCGGCATGGGCAACCCCGACCTGCCGCCGCCGCCGCACGTCATCGAGAAACTGTGCGAAGTGGCGTCGAAGGCAGGCGCACACGGCTATTCGCAATCAAAGGGGATACCCGGCCTCCGCCGCGCGCAGGCGAACTATTACGGCCGCCGGTTCGGGGTGGAGCTCGATCCGGAGACCGAGGTCGTCGTGACGATGGGCTCGAAGGAAGGGCTCGCCAGCCTCGCCACGGCCATTACCGCGCCGGGCGACGTGGTTCTGGCGCCCAACCCCAGTTATCCGATCCACACCTTCGGCTTCATCATCGCCGGGGCCACGATCCGCAGCGTGCCGACCACGCCGGACGAGGAATATTTTCGCAGCCTGGAACGGGCGATGGCCTTCACCGTCCCGCGGCCGAGCATCCTGGTGGTAAACTACCCATCCAATCCCACTGCCGAGACGGTGGACCTCGCATTCTACGAACGGCTGGTCGCCTGGGCGCGCGAAAACCGGGTCTGGATCATTTCCGACCTCGCCTATTCGGAACTTTATTACGACGGCAAGCCAACTGTCTCGATCCTCCAGGTTCCGGGGGCGAAGGACGTGGCGGTAGAATTCACGTCGCTCAGCAAAACCTATTCGATGGCTGGCTGGCGCATCGGCTTCGCCGTCGGCAACCGCGATCTCATCGCGGCCATGACACGCGTGAAGAGCTATCTCGACTACGGCGCGTTCACCCCGATCCAGGCGGCGGCCTGCGCGGCCTTGAACGGGCCGCAAGACATCGTCGAGAGGAACCGCCAGCTTTACCACAAGCGGCGCGATGTGCTGGTGGAAGTGTTTGGCCGCGCCGGGTGGGACATTCCGCCGCCGCCCGCCAGCATGTTCGCCTGGGCCCCTCTGCCCAAGGCACTGGCGCACATGGGCAGCCTGGAATTCTCGAAGCAGATGCTCCTCCACGCCCAAGTCGCCGTGGCGCCGGGCGTCGGATATGGCGAAGACGGTGAAGGTTACGTGCGCATCGCGCTGGTCGAAAACGAACAACGTCTGCGCCAGGCGGCTCGCAACGTGAAGCGCTGGTTCCAGTCCATGGGACATAACAGCAACGCCGCCTGACACGGCAGCCGGGGCGCTTGCGAACTGTACCGGCATGCCCACCTTGGCGGGGTGGCAGACCAGCTCGCCCTTTTTCCCGACAGCCCGCCGGCCAGCGTGCCGGAAGGGCTCGTCTTCATTCCCGACGCGATCTGCGCCGCGACGGAACGCGCGCTGGAAAGGCGGATCGACGCGGCACCGCTCACGCCCTTCCAGTTCGGCCAGTGGGAAGCCAAGCGTCTCACCGCAAATTACGGTTCGGCATACGATTACCAGCGGGCGCGGCCGATCTCCGCGCCGACCATGCCGGATTGGTTGGTCGATCTGCGCAACGCACTGGCCCCGGCTTTCGGCCTTTCGCCGGAAGCGTTCGTGCAGGGTCTCGCGATCCGGTACGATCCGGGTGCGGGTATCGGCTGGCACCGCGACCGGCCGCAGTACGGACAGGTCATCGGGCTGTCGCTATCGACCCCCGCGACCATCCGGTTCCGCCGGAGGCGCGCGGACGGCGCTTTCGACCGGCGTCCGGTGCTCCTTCCGCCACGCTCCGCCTATCTGCTTGACGGGCCCGCAAGGACGGATTGGCAGCACTCGATCGCCCCGATGACGGCGACCCGGCGCAGCGTCACCTTCCGCACGCTGCGGAACGGCGCGCCGTTCTAGCGAGGGTTAATGGACGGGCGCGCCAAAAAGGTCGTGCGCGTCGGCATCTTCGACCAGCACATTCGCGAAGTCGCCCGGGCGCAAGTCTGCGGACACGTTGCGAAGGAATACCTGACCGTCGATCTCGGGGGCATCTGCCTGGCTGC
This sequence is a window from Tsuneonella aeria. Protein-coding genes within it:
- a CDS encoding LL-diaminopimelate aminotransferase, giving the protein MNDEFYRMKRLPPYVIAEVNGMRAAARAAGQDIIDLGMGNPDLPPPPHVIEKLCEVASKAGAHGYSQSKGIPGLRRAQANYYGRRFGVELDPETEVVVTMGSKEGLASLATAITAPGDVVLAPNPSYPIHTFGFIIAGATIRSVPTTPDEEYFRSLERAMAFTVPRPSILVVNYPSNPTAETVDLAFYERLVAWARENRVWIISDLAYSELYYDGKPTVSILQVPGAKDVAVEFTSLSKTYSMAGWRIGFAVGNRDLIAAMTRVKSYLDYGAFTPIQAAACAALNGPQDIVERNRQLYHKRRDVLVEVFGRAGWDIPPPPASMFAWAPLPKALAHMGSLEFSKQMLLHAQVAVAPGVGYGEDGEGYVRIALVENEQRLRQAARNVKRWFQSMGHNSNAA
- a CDS encoding alpha-ketoglutarate-dependent dioxygenase AlkB, which translates into the protein MADQLALFPDSPPASVPEGLVFIPDAICAATERALERRIDAAPLTPFQFGQWEAKRLTANYGSAYDYQRARPISAPTMPDWLVDLRNALAPAFGLSPEAFVQGLAIRYDPGAGIGWHRDRPQYGQVIGLSLSTPATIRFRRRRADGAFDRRPVLLPPRSAYLLDGPARTDWQHSIAPMTATRRSVTFRTLRNGAPF